Sequence from the Pontibacter pudoricolor genome:
TCCGTAACGGCTCAGGATTCTGTCTGATAACGAGCCGTGGTTGGTACCAATTCGCATGGCAGTACCGTGTTCTTTACAAATGCGCACCAGTGGCAAAAAGCGATCACGGATGCGGTCAAGCTCAGCCTGGTACGTTTCGTCGTTATATTCTATTACTTCAAATTTCTTCTTGTCAGCATAGTTGCCCGGGTTTACGCGAACCTTCTCAACTATACGGGCAGCAACTTCAGCGGCATTCGGCGTAAAATGGATGTCAGCAACAAGGGGTACATTATAACCACGCCTGTTCAGTTCATCTTTTATGTTCTTCAGATTTTCAGCTTCTTTTATGCTGGGCGCCGTAATCCGGATATACTCACAACCGGCTTCAATCATCCGGATGCACTGCTCCACAGAACCCATCGTATCCATGGTGTCCACTGTCGTCATCGACTGCACCCGAATCGGGTAATCGCCGCCCATCGGAACACCGCCTATAGTTACAACACGCGTTTTACGACGTTTATATTCTGTCAGGCTCGGGCAATAGCTCTTATTCATTTGATCGATCTCGCAATTCATCTATCTCTTAACTAAAGTTGCGTCTGCTTTGTTCAAAGGGGAAATTACGTAAAATTAGCTTTTTTCAGCATAACATTAAGCAGGCCGCACAGAAGTGTTATGATTTACGTATGAAGCATTATAAATCAGCAACTTATGATACACATGCGCGCTTTCATGCCCGATAATACGCAACAGCGGTTAAGCGACCTGCTGCGCTGGGGCAAACTACGGCAGGATCAGGTAAGTCAGGCTATTCTTATTACCAACGAATCAGTAATAGGATTTCTGAAACGCCAGTTACAAAAAGGTAACTGGAGAGCCGTGAACGATGTGCTGGAAGGCAAACCTATGACCAAAGCCGGACAATTCATGCTAAACGAACTCCGGGACCACATCGCCACCAACCTGATCATGCGTCTTGGCTTAAGAAAAGTTATTGCCGTGGGTATAGCCCTGGTTATTCTGCCACTTGTACTCGCAAAATTAAGTGGAAGTGTGATAAACAGGTTTAAAAGCTGAAATAAGTAGCTGACAGTGGATGTTAACCTGCTCCCTACCAAAAAGGGATTTTGGTTATAGTTGTAGTGCTATAATTGCTGTGATCTTACCACACTCAACTCTTCGGCTTTAACTTCTAAATTGTTTCCCGGTAGGCTGAGGCGGGGAGTTTTTAGGCCATGGCTATAGTTTTACCCCTTCCCAGCCTTCCCCTAAAAACAGGGGAAGGAGCTTACCAGCCTTTGCTATAGATGGAGTTATAGTTTTATAGTTGCTGTTCTAACCCACCCCTGCCCCTCCCAAGAGGGGAATTTTGGCTATAGTTAAAGCTTAGCTATAGTTTTATAGTTTCTGTTTGTCATCCCCCTGCCCCCTTCAAAGGGGGGCTTTTCTGCTACGACTTGTCCATCTGTCATTTCGACGTTAGGAGAAACCTGAATTAGCTATAGTTACAGCCTGTCGAGCGGACAGGTCGCGACCTGTCCCTACGGAATTACAGCCACGGTAAAGCTAAGTGCAATAGAGCTTCACTTAACTATAGTTTAGCTATCGAACTGATCACAGTCTTTGGGTTGAGCGCCTTTGCTTTGTTGCGGTGCCGTCAGGCAACCCGAGCAGAGCGAGGGTAGCAAGAAAGCAGCAGCGCGATGCCCGAAGACGGGGCCTCCCGGCCGTGAGGGCACCAAAGCTAAATTGAAACTGTAGGTTCATAAAGCTCCCAGGATTGGAAGTGGCAATAGAAGAAAGGCTTTGTTCAGGTTAGAAGTAAATCAAACTATAGCACTCAGATTTCTCCTGACGTCGAAATGACAAAAGTGGAATTATAGGACTCATAAGCTCCCCGGCTTAGCTCGGAATGAAAAGAAAAACAAAAAGGGACATCTTTTCAGAGGTCCCTTCTCTATAAAACCAAAATACGATTAATGACGGAACATCAGTTCGCGATACTTCACTAAAGGCCAGTCTTCATCGTCAACCATCAATTCCAACTTATCTACGCTGGTACGGATCGTATCGAAATAGCTGAAGATCTGCTCACGGTACATGATGGCTTTCTCACGAACATCTTCTACCTGATTGGCTACTTTACGGGTCTTGATCATGTCGACTACGTTACGCTGGATGGTCGAAATATGGCGCGAAATACGCTTTATGCTTTCCAAAGTAGTTTCCATGTATTCATCTTCCAGGCCCAGGTCTTTCAGGCCACGGATATTCTGGATCAGTTTGTTCTGATAAGCAACTGCCGTTGGGATAACGTGATTCACAGCCAGGTCACCCATAATACGGGATTCGATCTGGATCTTTTTAATGTAATCTTCGAGCAAAATTTCGTGGCGGGCTGCTAACTCAACTTCTGTAAAAATGCCATTTCTTGAGAATAACTCTTTAACATCAGCTCTATGGAAAACATCCAGCGCCAGCGGTGTAGACTTAACATTAGATAACCCACGACGTTCCGCTTCTTCTTCCCACTCTTTAGAGTAGCCGTTTCCTTCAAAACGAATAGCTTTGGAAGCTACTACATATTCGCGCAATACCTGGATGATGGCCAGTTCCTTTTTCATGCCTTTCACCTCGATCAGTTCATCCACAACCTTGCGGAATTCGATCAACTGGTCGGCAACTATAGTATTCAGCACCGTCATGGATGAGGAGCTGTTGGCAGATGAACCTACTGCACGGAACTCAAATTTATTACCTGTAAAAGCAAATGGTGACGTACGGTTACGGTCGGTGTTGTCGCGAAGTACTTCCGGGATACGGTCGATGCCCAGTTTCAGGTACATGTTATCGCCTTTCTCCATCGGCACTTTTGAAGTACGCTCCAGTTCATCCAACACTGCAGATAATTGCTGCCCCACAAATACAGACATGATGGCCGGCGGAGCTTCGTTTGCACCTAAACGGTGGTCGTTGCTGGCAGATGCAATGCTGGCGCGAAGCAGATCAGCGTGCTTATGAACCGCCATTACCGTGTTAATGAAGAAAGTAAGGAACTGCAGGTTCTCTTTTGGCTTTTTACCCGGGCTCAGCAGGTTTATACCTGTGTTTGTGCTTAATGCCCAGTTATTGTGCTTACCGCTACCGTTTACTCCTTTATAAGGTTTCTCATGAAGTAATACCTTAAAGTGATGACGTTCTGCCACGCGCGCCATAATATCCATTAAAAGCTGGTTATGGTCTACAGCAAGGTTGGCATCTTCGTAGGTCGGAGCACATTCGAACTGGTTTGGAGCTACTTCGTTGTGACGTGTTCTAACCGGAATCCCCAGGCGCAAGGCAGACTTTTCGAAATCTACCATAAAGGCGTGCACACGGCTTGGAATAGAACCAAAATAATGGTCTTCGAGCTGCTGCCCTTTTGCAGGCGAGTGTCCGAACAATGTGCGGCCGGTCATCACCATATCCGGGCGGGCCTCATACAAAGCCCGGTCTACCAGAAAGTATTCCTGCTCAATCCCTAACGTGGTATTTACTTTGGTAACATCTTTATCAAAATACTGGCAAACCGGCAAAGCCGCATTACTCAATAAATTAAGAGACTTTAATAAAGGTGTTTTATAGTCAAGGGCCTCACCTGTGTAAGACACAAAGATCGTGGGAATACAAAGCGTTTTGGCACCGGCATTTTCGATCAGGAAAGCTGGCGAAGAAGGATCCCATGCACTATAGCCACGCGCTTCGAATGTATTACGAATACCACCACTCGGAAACGAAGAGGCATCTGGCTCCTGCTGTACCAGTGCACTTCCTCTAAAGCTTTCAATAGCTTCACCTTCAGAGGTCAGGTCAAAGAATGAATCGTGCTTTTCGGCAGTGGCACCATTTAGTGGTTGAAACCAATGCGTATAGTGTGTGGCACCTTTGCTCATAGCCCACGTTCTCATGGCTGCAGCAACAGCATCGGCCAGGTTGCGGTCTACTTTTTCGCCGGAATCTATCGTTCGCTTTAGCTTCTTAAAGAATTCAGAAGACAATGTGGCGCGCATAGCCTGCAGGTTAAATACATTTTCGCCAAAGTAGTCTGAAGCAACTTGTGAAGGAAGATTTACTTCACAAGGTTTGCGCTGGCTTACAAGCTCTAGCGCTTTGAAACGAAGTATTGCCATGAGTTCTGGATTGAGATGTTTATTTGTAACTGCAAAGTTAGAGGTAAAATAAAAAAGTCAACTATTAGGGGTGTGTTTTTTTAGGGGTGTTTTGAAAATTAATTACCATTTTAAACTTCACCCCCTAATTTGTAACAGGGCAGATAAGGAAAAAGTCATCGTTATTACTGAACACCCTTCATAACTAATACCTATAGTTGCTTTATGGTGGGAATTTACTTCTGCCAAACTATGTTTATTCAGGTTGGTAAGTGATTATCTTTGCACCCGTGAAAAAAGCCTTATACTTTCAGCCACTCTATTTCCTGTTCTGGGTACTCTTTTTTATAGTTGCCAGGGCCGCCTTCCTGCTTTATCATCTCGATAATTCTTCGGAGTTAACTATAGCTGAACTGGCAGGTACGTTTTGGTATGGCTCCAGGCTTGATTTTTCGTTTGCGTCTTACCTGAGCGCGCTACCTTTTATAGTTGCTTTTGTTGGTGTTGTCTGGAAACGTTTTCCTGCTGCTGCTATTATTCGATGGTACACATTTGTATTGCTGGGCATTACTTCGGTGTTGCTTGCTGCAGACCTGGAACTATACAAGCACTGGGGCTTCCGGATGGATTCTACGCCTTTACAGTATATTAATACGCCTACTGAGATGGCTGCATCGGCCGGCTCTGCCCCTGTTATATTACTGAGTTTTGTAGCCTTGGCCCTTACCGGTATTTTTGTGCTGCTCTATAAGTTATTCTTCGATCTTCGAAACTATAGATCAGTCCGATTTTCGTGGGTGACGACAATACTTTCCTTTATATTTATTGCCTTGCTGATTTTACCCATGCGCGGTGGTGTGCAGCAAATACCGATCAATCAAAGCACCGCTTATTTTTCTGACCGCCCATATACGAACCATGCCAGCCTGAACATGCCCTGGAACATGTTGCATTCCATGCTAAAATATGGCGAGCACAGCTCAAATCCTTACCTATACTTACCCGCCGACTCCGCAGCACATAAAGTACAGCAACTATACGCTGCTGTTTCAGATTCTTCGGAGCAATTGGTAAAACCGGGCAAGCCTAATGTGTTGTTCATCATTTTAGAAAGCTATACTGCAAAAATGGTAGAGCACCTGGGCGGTGAGAAAGGTGTAACACCAAACCTGGACAGGCTGGCAAAAGAAGGCATCACATTTACAAACTTTTATGCCAGCGGCGACCGCAGCCAGAAAGGTATGGTTTCTATCTTAAGTGGTTACCCTGTTCAGCCGGCTACCTCTATCGTTAAAGTGCCGAAAAAATCAGAAAAGCTGCCGCAACTAAGCCATACGTTTGAGCAGCAAGGCTATAAAACCAGTTTTTATTATGGTGGCGAGCTGGAGTTCGCTAACCTGAAATCTTATTTTTTAAATGGTGGCTATGATAAACTGATTGACAAGTATGCTTTCCCGGATGAGAGCTATAACAGCAAATGGGGCGCTCACGACCATGTTTTATTCGAGCGTGTGCTAAAAGATCTGAAATCAGAAAAAGAACCATTTTTCAGCACAGTTTACACCTTAAGCAGCCACGAGCCTTTCGAGATTCCGATCAAACCAAAGTTCCCGGTAACAGACGAGATTAGTAAGTTCAGGAATAGTGTATACTATACCGACTGGGCACTGGGCAACTTTATAGAGGCAGCCAAAAAAGAACCCTGGTGGCACAATACGCTGGTGGTTTTAGTAGCAGACCACGGCCATCCGTACCCGAATAACGACCCGAACCATGTACCGAGCAAATTCCATATACCGTTTATACTGACAGGCGGTGCTCTTACAACACACGGTTTAACTATAGATATGCTTGGCTCGCAGACTGATATTGCAGCAACTATACTTTCGCAGCTTCAATTGCCGCACAACGATTACGTTTGGAGCCGTAATTTATTAGCCCCAACTTCAAATCCATTTGCCTTTTATGTATTCCAGGATGGCTTCGGGTATCTGACGCCAGCCGGTACAGTGACCTTTGATAATACTTCTAAAAAAGTCATAACCAAAGACGAAGGAGTCTTAGAAGACCAACTGGAAATGGGTAAAGCCTATCTGCAATATTCGTTCGATGATTTTCTGAAAAAATAAAAGTGAAGGTTATATTAGATGGCTAAATGGCTGTATTTCAGTATTCAACAATCCCTCATTTAACAATACATCCATTAACCATTTAGCCTTATTTTTTATACCTTTGCGGTTGATTATGAAAAAGGTAGCTTTTTATACATTAGGTTGTAAACTCAACTATTCGGAGACCAGCACGATCGGGCGTATTTTCCAGGAGCGCGGTTTTGAGAAGGTGGAGTTTACCGATACGCCTGATATTTATGTGATAAATACCTGTTCTGTTACCGATAACGCGGATAAAAAGTGCAGGAAAATAGTGAAGGAAGCGCAAAAGCATTCGCCTAACGCTTTCATAACTATATTGGGGTGCTATGCCCAGCTTAAACCAAAAGAGATTGCTGAAATTCCGGGTGTGGATGCCGTGTTGGGTGCTGCCGAGAAATTTCAGTTAGTTGATATACTGGAAGGCTTTACAAAAAAAGATAAGGCCGAAGTCTACGCAAGCCCGATCTCGGAAGCCAATACATTCCATAACTCCTACTCTTTCGGCGACCGTACCCGCACGTTCCTGAAAGTGCAGGATGGCTGCGATTATTCCTGCTCATTCTGTACTATACCGCTGGCACGTGGCAACAGCCGCTCTGATACTATAGAAAACGTAGTTCGATCTGCCAATGAGATTGCCGAATCAGGGGTAAAAGAAATTGTGCTGACAGGCGTAAACACCGGCGATTTTGGTTTGCAGGATGGCACGCGCGTAGAATCATTCTTCGACCTGGTTAAGGAGCTGGATAAGGTGGAGAATATCGAACGGTTCCGTATTTCTTCTATAGAGCCTAACCTGCTGAAAGATGAGATCATTGAATTTGTAGCGCAAAGCAACCGCTTTATGCCGCATTTTCATATTCCGTTGCAATCGGGCTCAAATAAGATTCTGAAACTGATGCGCCGCCGATACCAGCGCGAACTATACGCTGACCGCGTTAGTAAAATAAAAGCCTTAATGCCGCATTGCTGCATTGGCGTGGATGTTATAGTTGGCTTCCCGGGCGAGACAGAAGAAGATTTTATAGAGACGTACAATTTTATAAACGGACTGGATGTAAGTTACCTGCACGTATTCCCATACTCAGAACGGGAAAATACACTGGCACCTGAAATGCCGGGTAAGGTAACTATAAAAGAACGCAACCGCCGCGCCGATATGCTGCGCATTCTGTCAGAGAAAAAGAAACGCTACTTTTACGAGCAGAATATAGGCCGTGAGTTTACGGTGCTTTTTGAAGATGATGTGAAAGATGGCGTAATGGAAGGCTGGACAGAAAACTATGTACGTGTAGCTGCCAAGTATGACCCAATCCTTGTTAACGAAATGAAGCACGTGCGCCTGACGGAAATAAATGCGGCAGGGTTAATGGAAGCAGAAGAAACTTATACTGAAGTTTTAAAACATTAACTATATTTACCAACTAACAACCTTTTTAACTTAATTAACCAACCTGTGAAATTAACAAAGCTTGCCCTTGGCGTAACCATGGCCTCTCTTTCGCTGGCTGCCTGTAAGCAGGAGCCTGTAAAAACTGACGGCTCTACTACAACTACAACTTCTGATTCTACTGTAACAGCCGCTATCGGAGATGTGGTTTATGTAAATGCTGATACCTTATTAGCAAACTATGATCTGTTTAAGGATGTTAGAACCCGCCTGCAGGGCAAAGCGCAGAAAGCTGAGTCAGACCTGAAAGGTAAAGCATCGGCATTCGAGAAAGAAGTTGGTCAGTACCAGCAGCGTGCAGCAGGCATGTCTCAAGAGCAGCGTGCTGTAACGGAGCAGCGCCTGGCCCGCAAACAGCAGGAACTTGCTAACCTGAACCAGTCTGAGAGCAACCGACTGATGAGCGAGGAATCAGAGGAGCAAAAGAAGATCTACGACAAAGTAGAGACGTTCCTGAAGGACTATAGCAAAGAAAAAGGCTATAAAATGGTTCTTTCTTATTCCCGTGGCAACAGCGCCATTCTTTACAGCGACGAATCACTGGACATTACACAAGATGTTTTGAAAGGGCTGAACGAAGCATACGCTAAAGAGAAAACTGCTCCGAAAGAAGAAGCTAAACCTGAAGCAAAAAAGAAATAAGCTTCAGCAAACTATAGAAAAGAAAGGCGGGTAATTCCCGCCTTTTTTATTTGCTAAAACTTGGTGAGACTGGAGTTAAGAGTTTAGGGATTCATGCTTCTTAAATGTAGTGACAAAAGCACAAAAGCTCTTTCGGACTTCCGAGTCCGAAAGCACTCTGCCGGGGACATCCTTGTCCCCGTTACACGCATAAAGCGGACAAGGATCTCCGCAGCAGGCAAAGTTTCAGACACAAATATCCGAAACAGCAATTTACGCTCATTTGCCTGACGACTATGCAGAAAACACAAAAAAAATGGGAAACTATAGTTAAGTCAAAACCTTTCGGTTACCAGGCCAACTATAGTTTTATATAATAAAGAATGGCCACTGCGTTACTTCAGTGGCCATTCTTTTTATAGTTTGAACTATAGTTACTCGTAGCGAAGCGCCTCAATAGGGTCTAGTTTAGAGGCACGGTAAGCTGGATAGGAACCTGATATAACACCAACCACTACACAAATTGTAAGGCCAACCATAACCCAGAGCCACGGAACTATAAACCCGCCATCCCCGATAAGCGCTGCAATGCCATTCCCCATCAGTATACCCAGCATCACGCCTACAAAACCGCCCAGCAAACAGATAACGACAGCTTCGATAAGGAACTGCTGACGGATCTGGAAGGCTGTAGCACCCAATGCTTTTCGAACACCAATCTCACGGGTACGTTCGTTCA
This genomic interval carries:
- the mtaB gene encoding tRNA (N(6)-L-threonylcarbamoyladenosine(37)-C(2))-methylthiotransferase MtaB, yielding MKKVAFYTLGCKLNYSETSTIGRIFQERGFEKVEFTDTPDIYVINTCSVTDNADKKCRKIVKEAQKHSPNAFITILGCYAQLKPKEIAEIPGVDAVLGAAEKFQLVDILEGFTKKDKAEVYASPISEANTFHNSYSFGDRTRTFLKVQDGCDYSCSFCTIPLARGNSRSDTIENVVRSANEIAESGVKEIVLTGVNTGDFGLQDGTRVESFFDLVKELDKVENIERFRISSIEPNLLKDEIIEFVAQSNRFMPHFHIPLQSGSNKILKLMRRRYQRELYADRVSKIKALMPHCCIGVDVIVGFPGETEEDFIETYNFINGLDVSYLHVFPYSERENTLAPEMPGKVTIKERNRRADMLRILSEKKKRYFYEQNIGREFTVLFEDDVKDGVMEGWTENYVRVAAKYDPILVNEMKHVRLTEINAAGLMEAEETYTEVLKH
- a CDS encoding LTA synthase family protein — its product is MKKALYFQPLYFLFWVLFFIVARAAFLLYHLDNSSELTIAELAGTFWYGSRLDFSFASYLSALPFIVAFVGVVWKRFPAAAIIRWYTFVLLGITSVLLAADLELYKHWGFRMDSTPLQYINTPTEMAASAGSAPVILLSFVALALTGIFVLLYKLFFDLRNYRSVRFSWVTTILSFIFIALLILPMRGGVQQIPINQSTAYFSDRPYTNHASLNMPWNMLHSMLKYGEHSSNPYLYLPADSAAHKVQQLYAAVSDSSEQLVKPGKPNVLFIILESYTAKMVEHLGGEKGVTPNLDRLAKEGITFTNFYASGDRSQKGMVSILSGYPVQPATSIVKVPKKSEKLPQLSHTFEQQGYKTSFYYGGELEFANLKSYFLNGGYDKLIDKYAFPDESYNSKWGAHDHVLFERVLKDLKSEKEPFFSTVYTLSSHEPFEIPIKPKFPVTDEISKFRNSVYYTDWALGNFIEAAKKEPWWHNTLVVLVADHGHPYPNNDPNHVPSKFHIPFILTGGALTTHGLTIDMLGSQTDIAATILSQLQLPHNDYVWSRNLLAPTSNPFAFYVFQDGFGYLTPAGTVTFDNTSKKVITKDEGVLEDQLEMGKAYLQYSFDDFLKK
- a CDS encoding OmpH family outer membrane protein produces the protein MKLTKLALGVTMASLSLAACKQEPVKTDGSTTTTTSDSTVTAAIGDVVYVNADTLLANYDLFKDVRTRLQGKAQKAESDLKGKASAFEKEVGQYQQRAAGMSQEQRAVTEQRLARKQQELANLNQSESNRLMSEESEEQKKIYDKVETFLKDYSKEKGYKMVLSYSRGNSAILYSDESLDITQDVLKGLNEAYAKEKTAPKEEAKPEAKKK
- a CDS encoding glutamine synthetase III family protein, with the protein product MAILRFKALELVSQRKPCEVNLPSQVASDYFGENVFNLQAMRATLSSEFFKKLKRTIDSGEKVDRNLADAVAAAMRTWAMSKGATHYTHWFQPLNGATAEKHDSFFDLTSEGEAIESFRGSALVQQEPDASSFPSGGIRNTFEARGYSAWDPSSPAFLIENAGAKTLCIPTIFVSYTGEALDYKTPLLKSLNLLSNAALPVCQYFDKDVTKVNTTLGIEQEYFLVDRALYEARPDMVMTGRTLFGHSPAKGQQLEDHYFGSIPSRVHAFMVDFEKSALRLGIPVRTRHNEVAPNQFECAPTYEDANLAVDHNQLLMDIMARVAERHHFKVLLHEKPYKGVNGSGKHNNWALSTNTGINLLSPGKKPKENLQFLTFFINTVMAVHKHADLLRASIASASNDHRLGANEAPPAIMSVFVGQQLSAVLDELERTSKVPMEKGDNMYLKLGIDRIPEVLRDNTDRNRTSPFAFTGNKFEFRAVGSSANSSSSMTVLNTIVADQLIEFRKVVDELIEVKGMKKELAIIQVLREYVVASKAIRFEGNGYSKEWEEEAERRGLSNVKSTPLALDVFHRADVKELFSRNGIFTEVELAARHEILLEDYIKKIQIESRIMGDLAVNHVIPTAVAYQNKLIQNIRGLKDLGLEDEYMETTLESIKRISRHISTIQRNVVDMIKTRKVANQVEDVREKAIMYREQIFSYFDTIRTSVDKLELMVDDEDWPLVKYRELMFRH